From the Ostrinia nubilalis chromosome 16, ilOstNubi1.1, whole genome shotgun sequence genome, one window contains:
- the LOC135079505 gene encoding zinc finger protein 69-like, producing the protein MTLSIHFFKYLREVKLLYVVLIIILWSYLSHVRLKHPSEFICGSCGYSFVSRLGLSMHRTMMHKDAEPEEAEGDSTEGGYCALCDVKFSSMEAYRRHMVTSAKHTQDQDFKNGCRECGETFTSEEQLRAHHRRQHARKRPKNYGKKPCPFTFPTLCPHCPETIENARDYWSHFRRVHPDQPYPIQKNYVCDICGKSFRGNAFLTYHKRTHSEERMYKCAQCPKAFYNRTNLQLHEKTHSDTRPYPCSVCFKAFKAKGALDRHFRVTILTRH; encoded by the exons atgacattgagcatacatttttttaaataccttcgcgaagtaaaacttctgtacgtagtacttattattattctgtggtcgtACCTGAGCCACGTGCGGCTGAAGCACCCGTCGGAGTTTATCTGCGGCTCGTGCGGGTACTCCTTCGTCAGCCGGCTCGGGCTCAGCATGCACCGCACCATGATGCACAAGGACGCC GAACCAGAAGAAGCTGAAGGTGATAGCACTGAAGGCGGTTACTGTGCGCTTTGTGATGTCAAATTCTCGTCAATGGAGGCCTACCGCCGGCACATGGTCACCTCGGCCAAGCACACGCAGGACCAGGACTTTAA GAACGGCTGTCGCGAGTGCGGCGAGACGTTCACCAGCGAGGAACAACTCCGCGCGCACCACCGCCGCCAACACGCGCGCAAGCGGCCCAAGAACTACGGCAAGAAGCCCTGCCCATTCACCTTCCCTACGCTCTGTCCTCAC TGCCCGGAGACAATAGAGAATGCGCGGGACTACTGGTCGCACTTCAGGCGCGTGCACCCCGACCAGCCCTACCCCATCCAGAAGAACTACGTCTGCGACATCTGCGGGAAGAGCTTCCGG GGCAACGCGTTCCTAACATACCACAAGCGGACGCACTCCGAAGAGCGCATGTACAAGTGTGCGCAGTGCCCGAAGGCCTTCTACAACCGCACCAACCTCCAGCTGCATGAGAAGACGCACTCCGACACGCGGCCCTATCCATGCTCCGTCTGCTTCAAGGCCTTCAAGGCCAAAGGCGCCCTGGACCGCCACTTTAGGGTAACTATACTGACACGACACTAA
- the LOC135079081 gene encoding zinc finger protein 583-like isoform X3, which yields MREYVNIITLSREEQFQEIENRKTSSNYLNSVFKCEHCYKGFIDGKAWKHHLSRHEPKPGDVECEICKFRFKSKRHLSKHVALHEKKYACKACPYVSKCTTQAKQHQRWHKGVTYKCQHCDEILSKWTSYLSHVRLKHPSEFICGSCGYSFVSRLGLSMHRTMMHKDAVSCNICGRASGRRTRPVHLREFTSKTKHARWPTYRILFDKASHTSEH from the exons ATGAGGGAGTACGTCAACATCATCACGCTCTCC AGAGAAGAACAGTTTCAGGAGATAGAAAACCGCAAGACCTCGTCCAACTATCTGAACTCGGTGTTCAAGTGCGAGCATTGCTACAAGGGCTTCATAGACggcaaggcttggaagcatcaCCTGTCGCGACACGAGCCC AAACCAGGTGACGTGGAGTGCGAGATTTGCAAATTCCGCTTCAAGAGCAAGCGCCACCTGTCCAAACACGTGGCCCTTCACGAGAAGAAATACGCCTGCAAGGCCTGCCCCTACGTCTCCAAGTGCAC AACTCAAGCGAAACAGCATCAAAGATGGCACAAAGGCGTCACGTACAAATGTCAGCACTGCGATGAAATATTGTC CAAATGGACGTCGTACCTGAGCCACGTGCGGCTGAAGCACCCGTCGGAGTTCATCTGCGGCTCGTGCGGGTACTCCTTCGTCAGCCGGCTCGGGCTCAGCATGCACCGCACCATGATGCACAAGGACGCCGTGAGTTGTAACATTTGTGGTCGAGCGAGTGGACGtcgtaccaggcctgttcatctccgcgagtttacatcgaaaacaaaacacgcacgatggcccacctacaggatactattcgacaaggcctcacatacgagcgaacattga
- the LOC135079081 gene encoding zinc finger protein 583-like isoform X2 — translation MEEYVNIITLSREEQFQEIENRKTSSNYLNSVFKCEHCYKGFIDGKAWKHHLSRHEPKPGDVECEICKFRFKSKRHLSKHVALHEKKYACKACPYVSKCTTQAKQHQRWHKGVTYKCQHCDEILSKWTSYLSHVRLKHPSEFICGSCGYSFVSRLGLSMHRTMMHKDAVSCNICGRASGRRTRPVHLREFTSKTKHARWPTYRILFDKASHTSEH, via the exons ATGGAGGAGTATGTCAACATCATCACGCTCTCC AGAGAAGAACAGTTTCAGGAGATAGAAAACCGCAAGACCTCGTCCAACTATCTGAACTCGGTGTTCAAGTGCGAGCATTGCTACAAGGGCTTCATAGACggcaaggcttggaagcatcaCCTGTCGCGACACGAGCCC AAACCAGGTGACGTGGAGTGCGAGATTTGCAAATTCCGCTTCAAGAGCAAGCGCCACCTGTCCAAACACGTGGCCCTTCACGAGAAGAAATACGCCTGCAAGGCCTGCCCCTACGTCTCCAAGTGCAC AACTCAAGCGAAACAGCATCAAAGATGGCACAAAGGCGTCACGTACAAATGTCAGCACTGCGATGAAATATTGTC CAAATGGACGTCGTACCTGAGCCACGTGCGGCTGAAGCACCCGTCGGAGTTCATCTGCGGCTCGTGCGGGTACTCCTTCGTCAGCCGGCTCGGGCTCAGCATGCACCGCACCATGATGCACAAGGACGCCGTGAGTTGTAACATTTGTGGTCGAGCGAGTGGACGtcgtaccaggcctgttcatctccgcgagtttacatcgaaaacaaaacacgcacgatggcccacctacaggatactattcgacaaggcctcacatacgagcgaacattga
- the LOC135079504 gene encoding uncharacterized protein LOC135079504: protein MVMYVAPIWADALNKRENAALLRRLQRAIAQKVARTYRTEGRHDSCAVWLPHSGRQWLERPHGFLTFRLAQVLTDGCFGSYLHRIGREESPLYHKCGAADDTVQHTLAVYTSWEEQRRVLTAVVGRDLSLPSLVNAMLGSEGCWMVVAFFCEEIILQKEVAERER, encoded by the exons ATGGTGATGTATGTCGCCCCAATCTGGGCGGACGCACTCAACAAGAGGGAGAATGCTGCCCTTCTGCGCAGGCTCCAGCGGGCCATAGCGCAGAAAGTCGCAAGGACCTACCGCACG GAAGGAAGACATGACTCGTGCGCAGTTTGGCTGCCGCACTCTGGACGACAATGGTTGGAACGACCGCACGGGTTCCTCACGTTCCGTCTGGCGCAGGTGCTGACCGATGGCTGCTTCGGTTCGTACCTGCATAGGATCGGGCGAGAGGAATCCCCGCTGTACCACAAATGCGGCGCGGCGGATGACACGGTGCAGCACACCCTCGCGGTCTACACAAGCTGGGAGGAGCAGCGCCGTGTCCTCACTGCGGTCGTGGGCCGGGATCTTTCGCTTCCGAGCCTGGTCAACGCCATGCTGGGAAGTGAAGGATGCTGGATGGTGGTCGCCTTCTTTTGCGAAGAGATCATCCTTCAGAAGGAGGTAGCGGAGCGCGAGCGGTAG
- the LOC135079081 gene encoding zinc finger protein 805-like isoform X1: MNDLVIKYSMEQVKVCRICLIMDVKMYDLRLHPLDYYSKSIKTLTSMDLPPYACFECAALITKTYHFREKCMWGQTALYNIINSIGMVTERSVKQLNRHELNLVSSLSCQSICMDNTINIASEESELLAIKHELTNEDAVDDEQKYNLDLGFFKHEISGDDIRFSSDDDDEPLVLHKRNKQKATKSKGKKKKADKQILEVDLEDSAEFELPLDDQLDPPPESPLPRSRGRPKKDPSKIKPKAARGRRTANTGGVPGDDSNMEEYVNIITLSREEQFQEIENRKTSSNYLNSVFKCEHCYKGFIDGKAWKHHLSRHEPKPGDVECEICKFRFKSKRHLSKHVALHEKKYACKACPYVSKCTTQAKQHQRWHKGVTYKCQHCDEILSKWTSYLSHVRLKHPSEFICGSCGYSFVSRLGLSMHRTMMHKDAVSCNICGRASGRRTRPVHLREFTSKTKHARWPTYRILFDKASHTSEH, from the exons atgaatgacTTAGTTATTAAATACAGCATGGAGCAAGTGAAAGTGTGTAGAATTTGTCTTATTATGGACGTAAAAATGTATGACTTGCGGTTACATCCTCTGGACTAttattcaaaatcaataaaa ACCTTGACTTCAATGGATCTTCCGCCTTACGCTTGTTTCGAATGTGCCGCGTTGATCACAAAGACCTACCATTTCAGAGAGAAATGTATGTGGGGTCAAACAGCTCTTTACAACATTATCAATTCCATTGGCATG GTAACAGAACGAAGCGTAAAACAACTTAATAGACATGAATTAAATTTAGTTTCTAGTCTTTCATGTCAAAGTATTTGTATGGATAATACAATAAATATAGCGAGTGAAGAGTCGGAGTTATTAGCTATAAAACATGAACTGACTAATGAAGATGCAGTGGATGATGAACAAAAGTATAATTTGGACTTAGGTTTCTTCAAGCATGAGATCAGTGGTGATGATATCAGATTCtccagtgatgatgatgatgaaccattGGTGTTACAcaaaagaaataaacaaaaggCCACCAAAAGCAAAGGGAAGAAAAAGAAAGCAGATAAACAAATACTTGAAGTGGATTTAGAAGATAGTGCTGAATTTGAG TTACCGCTTGACGATCAACTAGATCCACCACCAGAGTCACCATTGCCTCGGTCGAGGGGTCGCCCCAAGAAGGATCCATCCAAAATTAAGCCTAAAGCGGCACGCGGACGGCGAACTGCTAACACAGGCGGGGTGCCGGGAGATGATAGCAACATGGAGGAGTACGTCAACATTATCACGCTCTCC AGAGAAGAACAGTTTCAGGAGATAGAAAACCGCAAGACCTCGTCCAACTATCTGAACTCGGTGTTCAAGTGCGAGCATTGCTACAAGGGCTTCATAGACggcaaggcttggaagcatcaCCTGTCGCGACACGAGCCC AAACCAGGTGACGTGGAGTGCGAGATTTGCAAATTCCGCTTCAAGAGCAAGCGCCACCTGTCCAAACACGTGGCCCTTCACGAGAAGAAATACGCCTGCAAGGCCTGCCCCTACGTCTCCAAGTGCAC AACTCAAGCGAAACAGCATCAAAGATGGCACAAAGGCGTCACGTACAAATGTCAGCACTGCGATGAAATATTGTC CAAATGGACGTCGTACCTGAGCCACGTGCGGCTGAAGCACCCGTCGGAGTTCATCTGCGGCTCGTGCGGGTACTCCTTCGTCAGCCGGCTCGGGCTCAGCATGCACCGCACCATGATGCACAAGGACGCCGTGAGTTGTAACATTTGTGGTCGAGCGAGTGGACGtcgtaccaggcctgttcatctccgcgagtttacatcgaaaacaaaacacgcacgatggcccacctacaggatactattcgacaaggcctcacatacgagcgaacattga